The genomic segment GCCCCATGCCATCCTCCCCGCCTAACAAACGGCTTCGTCTGAGCGACAAGCGACGAGCAGCCTCGCCTCCGTCGCCCCCACCCAATGTCGCACTCGTCCCACTATCGAGTGGCACGTCCCTTGATCCACAACATCCTCCCTCGCTGACATACACATCGCCATGGCAGCGCCCCCTGCCTCCCAACACACCCGGTGGATCTCTTGCATCGTTCCTCCAGTCCTTTGCGTACTGGGACGACGATATTGTCAAACCTGAAGTACGTGCTcagcgcgtggcgcgtATGAAAGCCGTTTCCTTGCGCTTGGatcagctgcagcgcgaagGCAATTCACTCTCTGACACTCACACCACTGCGCTCGCTAAGCTCAAGCCGCATGAAGCACCGCGCGGCAAGGCACATTGGGACTATGTGCTAGAAGGCATATGCGCGCGGGCTCAGCACACTCGACAGGGACATCGGCACCGCATGCAACTTGCCAAAAAAGTGTCGCGCATGGTGTCCGCACACTGGGAGCGTACGCTGCAcagcgacgagcgcgaACAAAAACTCGAATGGCGCCGCCAACGTGCCCTGGCCAAATGGACGATGCGGGAAGTGCAACGGCAAtggcgcctcgccgtcACCGTCATCCGGAGTCGAAAGCAGGCAGTAGAGCGCGCTGAACGAGAAAAGCTGGGGAAAATGCAATTACAGGCCATCCTAGAGCAAAGCACCCAAATGCTAGAGACTCAGCATGCGGACCTGTCTTCTCTACAGGAGGACCCGACTATGGAGAATGCGTCAGAGGAGATGGTGTCTCAAGACGAAGAAGCTGGCACGACTGAACATAGTGCGACTGAGGATGAGGACAGCGCCTCCGACTCTGCCGATGACGAGCGTTTGGAGCGCGAAATGTGGCAAGAAGACGAGGcagatgaagaagaagacaaTGATCTCCAGGCAGACGCGGATCTCCCGCTCGAGGATCTCCTCAAAAAATACGGGTACCCGCCCGCTGAGCCTCCCATCAAGTCCGAAGCAGGAGCAGAAGCGTCACCGGAGAGTGATGCGAGTGAGTCGGAAGAAGGGCCCTCCATTTCCCTAAAGGATTTGCTAGGCGAAGAGAAGGAAGCGGCTGGTACGCTTGTCAAAGTACACAAACCCTTCTTGTTCCGTGGCTCGTTGAGGCCGTACCAACAGGTAGGCATGGAATGGCTCATCAGTCTGTACAACAACCAGGTGAACGGTATTCTAGCAGACGAAATGGGACTGGGCAAGACAATTCAGACTATCGCATTgctcgcgcatctcgcaTGCGATCGCGGCAATTGGGGTCCCCACCTGATCGTGGCACCCACGAGTGTGATGCTCAACTGGGAGATGGAGTTCAAAAAGTTCTTGCCTGGTTTCAAAATCCTTTCTTACTACGGCTCTCAGAAACAGCGCAAAGCGAAGCGTGTAGGTTGGAACACACCCAACAGCTTTCACGTGTGCATCACGTCGTACCAGCTTGTGTTGGCAGATCAACACATTTTTCGGCGCAAGCCATGGGTATACCTCGTCCTCGACGAAGCACATCACATCAAAAACTTTCGCTCGCAGCGCTGGCAGACGCTGTTGGGCTTTAATTCCGAACGCCGCTTGCTCCTGACGGGCACGCCTCTTCAAAACAACCTGATGGATTTGTGGAGTCTCATGTATTTCCTCATGCCCCAGGGCATTGCTCAGGTCGCCGCGGCAAGTGGTGCCTTTTCCAACATGAAAGATTTTCAGGACTGGTTCTCCAATCCCCTTGGAAAAGCAGTGGAGAGCTCACAAGCCCTCGACGACGAAACACGCGCGACTGTGGCCAAACTACACACAGTCTTGCGCCCATTTGTATTACGCCGACTCAAGTCGGATGTGGAGCAGGAAATGCCCAAAAAATACGAGCACATCATGCCTTGTCGTCTTTCGAAGCGCCAGCGGTTTCTCTACAATGACTTTATGTCGCGTGCCAAGACGCGCGAAAGTTTGGCGAGCGGCAACTACATGAGCATCATCAACTGCCTCATGCAGCTTCGCAAAGTGTGCAACCATCCTGACCTGTTTGAGCCGCGTCCGATCGTCACGCCGTTTGTCACACGTGCCGTGGCCTGTGATTATGAAATTAAGGACTTGCTGGTTCGCCGTCGCCTCCTCCGGCGTGATCCTTGGCGTGAATGTGACTTGAACTTCTTGCGCATGTCTTTTGTGCAAGACGAACCACATCTTACGCCGCTTGTGACGCACCGCTACAGGGACCTTGATGCCTCAGCTCAAGTCGCTCAAGCTGTCGCACCACCTAAAGGCGATGCTTCTTGGCAAACAACCAAACTAGAAGCATTTCAACGTGCTTTGTCGCATTGCCGCGCACGTTCTGCTTACGAACATGCGCAACACATGGCGTATGTTAatcgcatgcgcacgtGTGCCGAGCCCGTTTATGGTCGACACCTTTTGGCGAGCACTGGGAGTGCCTCTCCCCCCAACATCTTGCCTATGGATGTGGGCGCATCGCGGGACTTGTGCATGACACAGTGTGATGCGCTGAGGTCGGCCGTGCTATCCAGAAGTGAGCGCTCTGAAGGCATGCACGATGTCGTATCCCGATTTGCCTTTGTGACCCCGCCTGCTATGGCGACCGATGTGCCTCGGCTACTCTTGGGCCATGCCACAAACACGTCAAACTTGGCAGCTTTACCTGATCCGCTGCACAACTCTGCCGTTGCTCTCAACGTTGCCTTTCCTGATGCGTCCCTCCTCCAATACGACTGCGGTAAGCTACAGCAATTGGACGCACTAATGCGCCAATTAGTGGATGGTGGTCATCGTGCCTTGATTTTTACTCAAATGACCAAGGTACTAGATATCCTAGAAAAGTTCTTCAACTACCACGGCTACCGATATCTGCGACTGGACGGTGCCACCAaggtcgagcagcgccagGCTCTGACAGAGCGCTTTAACCGCGATGCGCGTATCTCTGCGTTTATCCTTAGTACGCGCTCTGGTGGTTTGGGCATCAATCTTGTCGGAGCAGACACCGTTATCTTTTATGACCTCGACTGGAATGCCGCTATCGAAGCACAATGCATGGATCGCGCTCATCGAATTGGCCAGACGCGTGACGTGCATATATACCGTTTCGTGAGTGAACACACGATTGAAGAGAATATGTTGCGCAAAGCCAATCAAAAACGACGCCTTGATCAAATGGTGATACAACAAGGTCAATTTACCACCGAACACCTTGCCAAGAACGATTGGCGCGATATGCTGGATGGTGGTACATCACTTGGTGGCGTCCATGTTGGCGAAGAGTCCGTGACTGACGCCAAAGACGTTGAGCAAGCATTCCGTGCCGCAGAAGACGCTGAagatgcagctgctgtgCATGTGGCGAACGAGGAGCACCAAATGGATCATGCCGATTTCGAGGGTGACATAACAGAATCACGTCCCAAGCCACCATCGCGATCTTCGCCCACCAGCTATCAAACGCCCCTCCCGCCCACGTCTGACGACTCGGATGCCtacgaggaagaagagccaATGGGATCCATCGACGACTACATGCTTCGGTACGTTGGACTGAAGTCCGTTTGTAATACTAACATGGCAGCATGGTTGAGGCAGACTGGGCCTATTTTGGTGCTTAGCACAGTCCCATGCGCTCGCAGTGTGCATCACATAGACACTATCCATGATACCTGCCTTTTTCAATAAGCTGATTTTGTCACACATACAATCATGCCTATAAAAACGACAACTTAGAGTCGCCCAATCACACAGACCAAGGCAATTCGGACGCCCTAGTGTAGCAAGTCAAAGCAATAAATATGTTTACTTGCTTTGAGCCGGCGCAAGGCTAATCTGTAATTGTGAGATAATGCAATGTACGTACGTGGTCGCTGGCTTCTCCGTTCTTCCACTCCTGGTAACGAAGTGCTTGGAAAGCGCGACGCTCAGCATCGGCGCGCTCAGTTTCCTTGAGCGACTGACGCACAGCACGCGCAGCAACCTGCGTGTACTTGCTGTACCTGTGATAAGCGTTAATTcatcgccctcgtcgaATCATGATACATACGAGAAGAACTGCCTCCAAGTTGCTTGCGACATGGTATCGATGTAGGTCTAGGATGACCCGGCCCGGCAACGCCCGCTGCACTCCAGCAacgcatcacgtgacgGAAGAGCCTGGCACAATGCACACTGCGTCGGGAAGGGCGGTCTGTGCGGGATCATACGACTCGAAATGTGGTGCGCTATCTAAAGCCTGGCGGGAATTTGGGAGTATGCAAGCAAGAGCCATCCGATGATGAAAGAAGTGCCACCGAATGGACCCAGCATGCCAAACTTGCGCAAAGGGCTCGCAGGTGGCAAAACGCACATAGCGTAAATTATGCCACTAAACAGGGTTATGCCTGCAATTAggccgcatgcgccgtAGTAAGCTGCGCCAGTCAATGGACGAGACCATGCAATGGCCATCAGGGCAGCGGAATGTACCATATGATACTTGTTGGCAATTTGCCATCTGTTCATTTCTAGCGGTGTCAGTCATGATATTTGGTACATACGGTCAGGTGTTAGCTTATCCTTAAGTGCATGAGCACCAATAGCACTAGAGATGTTAATAAAATGTACAAACGTACCCTAGCGTCACGGACAGCGCGCCAGATGCAGCTCCAATGGCAGAGATCCACGACATTATGGTCGAAAGGTGAGGTCTTGCAAGCACACGTGACTTGCGTTTTGTGACGATTCTAGATCGCGGACCTCCATCCATTCGTAAGAAATAGACGGCTACTCACTTGATTTGCGCCCTCATTACTTGTGTTGTTTCTCGTCATCTATGTTGGATTCATACTCTGGTATAGATGGCGCGAATACATATGCCACCAATGGCTCTGCATCGAAGAAGTTGAACCACAATTCCGATGTAATTTCACATGAACAAGGGTCGGCTCCAGCGCCCGCACGTCACACTCATCGGGAAGGTCTCTTGCATAGCATCGGAAGCGCTTTGTATCGTACCATACCTTGGCTTTCTGGTACAAACAAGTCAAACGCTTCAGCACAGGATGAAACCCAATCATCTATCCAATCAACGTTTCATCCTCGCACGTCCCGTGCGCTTCATGAATCCTCTCTACTTTCGTCATCGGAGGGATCTAATCCACGTCCTTCTCCTGCGAATCGTTTGG from the Malassezia restricta chromosome II, complete sequence genome contains:
- a CDS encoding helicase SWR1 is translated as MSESDPPARRVDAPVLPTDTVSTSEASASPHEADHRRRRRLNRELDFSSPGPAFQLLSPPPLPPANEAGSSRRSSRHSQRTPKPSKAALESGMLSTWKPEPLPSAADVLVWCQALYEQLAHADVDALRAKHDALVRELFHLTQVITKSQYDPDVAHLDTSDVFAHFQTQYHLALNMSPDSSRHARRTSARRPMPSSPPNKRLRLSDKRRAASPPSPPPNVALVPLSSGTSLDPQHPPSLTYTSPWQRPLPPNTPGGSLASFLQSFAYWDDDIVKPEVRAQRVARMKAVSLRLDQLQREGNSLSDTHTTALAKLKPHEAPRGKAHWDYVLEGICARAQHTRQGHRHRMQLAKKVSRMVSAHWERTLHSDEREQKLEWRRQRALAKWTMREVQRQWRLAVTVIRSRKQAVERAEREKLGKMQLQAILEQSTQMLETQHADLSSLQEDPTMENASEEMVSQDEEAGTTEHSATEDEDSASDSADDERLEREMWQEDEADEEEDNDLQADADLPLEDLLKKYGYPPAEPPIKSEAGAEASPESDASESEEGPSISLKDLLGEEKEAAGTLVKVHKPFLFRGSLRPYQQVGMEWLISLYNNQVNGILADEMGLGKTIQTIALLAHLACDRGNWGPHLIVAPTSVMLNWEMEFKKFLPGFKILSYYGSQKQRKAKRVGWNTPNSFHVCITSYQLVLADQHIFRRKPWVYLVLDEAHHIKNFRSQRWQTLLGFNSERRLLLTGTPLQNNLMDLWSLMYFLMPQGIAQVAAASGAFSNMKDFQDWFSNPLGKAVESSQALDDETRATVAKLHTVLRPFVLRRLKSDVEQEMPKKYEHIMPCRLSKRQRFLYNDFMSRAKTRESLASGNYMSIINCLMQLRKVCNHPDLFEPRPIVTPFVTRAVACDYEIKDLLVRRRLLRRDPWRECDLNFLRMSFVQDEPHLTPLVTHRYRDLDASAQVAQAVAPPKGDASWQTTKLEAFQRALSHCRARSAYEHAQHMAYVNRMRTCAEPVYGRHLLASTGSASPPNILPMDVGASRDLCMTQCDALRSAVLSRSERSEGMHDVVSRFAFVTPPAMATDVPRLLLGHATNTSNLAALPDPLHNSAVALNVAFPDASLLQYDCGKLQQLDALMRQLVDGGHRALIFTQMTKVLDILEKFFNYHGYRYLRLDGATKVEQRQALTERFNRDARISAFILSTRSGGLGINLVGADTVIFYDLDWNAAIEAQCMDRAHRIGQTRDVHIYRFVSEHTIEENMLRKANQKRRLDQMVIQQGQFTTEHLAKNDWRDMLDGGTSLGGVHVGEESVTDAKDVEQAFRAAEDAEDAAAVHVANEEHQMDHADFEGDITESRPKPPSRSSPTSYQTPLPPTSDDSDAYEEEEPMGSIDDYMLRMVEADWAYFGA
- a CDS encoding F-type H+-transporting ATPase subunit epsilon — its product is MSQATWRQFFSYSKYTQVAARAVRQSLKETERADAERRAFQALRYQEWKNGEASDHISLAPAQSK